A region of Novipirellula artificiosorum DNA encodes the following proteins:
- a CDS encoding TlpA family protein disulfide reductase → MIYFSLAVALLIGMILGPIFVVALLLLLSSRSGKGRGDSKLDPPEIPGKIVSLDFTVRTLDDQEVNLEALREGRPMFLNFWATWCGPCVKEMSSIETLYKQSDGRLAFACVSKEETEVLKEFLDKHSYSFPVYRIEETPSDFETRGIPATFVLSSLREVALQHVGAADWADPSVLDFVERLASRDQ, encoded by the coding sequence ATGATTTACTTTAGTTTGGCGGTCGCTTTGTTGATCGGGATGATCCTGGGACCGATCTTCGTGGTCGCCTTGTTGTTGCTGCTTTCGTCTCGCTCTGGCAAAGGGCGTGGCGATTCAAAACTCGATCCTCCGGAAATCCCAGGCAAGATCGTTTCGCTGGATTTCACGGTTCGGACGCTTGATGATCAAGAAGTCAACTTGGAAGCATTGCGCGAGGGACGCCCCATGTTTCTCAATTTCTGGGCGACGTGGTGTGGTCCTTGCGTGAAGGAAATGTCGAGCATCGAAACACTCTACAAGCAATCCGATGGGCGACTGGCGTTTGCGTGTGTGTCCAAAGAGGAAACAGAGGTCTTGAAGGAATTTCTTGACAAGCATTCCTATTCGTTTCCCGTTTATCGGATCGAAGAAACGCCTAGTGACTTTGAAACGCGAGGGATCCCGGCGACTTTCGTTCTCTCTTCGTTGCGCGAGGTCGCCCTGCAACATGTTGGCGCCGCCGACTGGGCCGATCCATCCGTCCTCGACTTTGTTGAACGCTTAGCATCGCGGGATCAATAA
- a CDS encoding STAS domain-containing protein — MIISSRTPEGEPSCCSVCGAVICMDPSRPAGDAPCPSCGHLLWFSRNQIARVDFEAGQTFDKTVAEQLSRAGNELSHSKLLLNFENVAFLSSEAITELVKLNETIHRGGGRLVLYNVRPNAMEVFKITKRDKLFHIVDSEQDSLASFD; from the coding sequence ATGATCATCTCATCAAGAACTCCCGAGGGCGAACCCAGCTGCTGCTCCGTCTGTGGGGCTGTGATCTGCATGGATCCGTCGAGGCCTGCTGGCGATGCCCCCTGTCCATCTTGTGGGCACCTGCTCTGGTTTTCCAGGAATCAAATTGCCCGAGTGGATTTTGAAGCGGGGCAAACGTTCGACAAAACCGTCGCTGAGCAGTTGTCGCGAGCCGGAAACGAACTCAGTCATTCCAAACTCTTGTTGAACTTCGAGAATGTGGCATTTCTCTCTTCTGAAGCGATCACAGAACTCGTCAAGCTAAACGAGACAATCCATCGTGGCGGCGGACGGCTCGTGCTTTACAACGTCCGCCCCAATGCCATGGAGGTTTTCAAAATCACAAAGCGCGACAAGTTGTTTCACATTGTCGACAGCGAACAAGACTCGCTGGCCAGCTTCGACTGA
- a CDS encoding ECF-type sigma factor has protein sequence MTTDITTILSRIDSGDPRAAEELLPLVYDELRKLAAIRISREKPGQTLEATALVHEAYLRLVDQESDQQWDSRSHFFAAAAEAMRRILIDRARSKQSLKHGGDHQRMDFEIHCPASKETPERLLAIDEALSKLQQEHPQVAELLTLRYFAGVPMKDAAELLGISPATAKRRWAFARAYLYGELTD, from the coding sequence ATGACGACTGACATCACCACCATCCTTTCACGCATCGACTCCGGCGATCCCCGCGCCGCGGAAGAGCTGCTGCCGTTGGTTTACGACGAGTTGCGAAAACTTGCTGCAATTCGTATTTCTCGCGAGAAGCCGGGGCAAACGCTCGAGGCGACGGCGCTGGTGCATGAAGCGTATTTGCGTCTTGTCGATCAAGAATCGGACCAGCAGTGGGATTCCCGCAGCCACTTTTTCGCCGCCGCCGCTGAAGCGATGCGGCGAATTCTAATCGACCGTGCCCGATCCAAGCAGAGTCTGAAACATGGTGGTGACCACCAGCGGATGGATTTTGAAATTCATTGTCCGGCAAGTAAGGAAACGCCGGAGCGACTGCTGGCTATCGACGAGGCGCTTAGCAAACTGCAACAGGAGCATCCGCAAGTCGCCGAGCTACTGACGCTGCGTTACTTCGCGGGCGTTCCGATGAAGGACGCCGCCGAGCTGCTTGGCATCTCGCCAGCCACCGCCAAACGCCGCTGGGCATTCGCCAGGGCCTATCTGTACGGCGAATTGACTGACTAA
- a CDS encoding serine/threonine protein kinase, translating into MSDSQSIEELFGQLVEISTADGRRDFLEQVCGKDAELRGKLQRLLKSHEEADSFLQDDAVQGSTWAAEVEASASMQIGPYKLLQKIGEGGMGVVYMAEQKSPVKRRVALKIIKPGMDTRQVVARFEAERQALAMMDHPNIAKVLEAGATDDGHPFFVMELVKGIPITKFCDQQKLSPDDRLELFIDVCSAVQHAHQKGIIHRDLKPSNVLVAKFDDKPTVKVIDFGVAKATNQELTERTMFTQLGQIVGTLEYMSPEQAQLNQLDIDTRSDIYSLGVLLYELLTGETPFDAARLRSAAFDECLRIIREEEPPKPSLRLHSSQSLEAIAQNRQLEPKRLGGLIKGDLDWIVMKALEKERSRRYDSANRFAEDVRGYLNHDVVTARPPSTWNQLQKLYRRNRHLCASVAVAFLGLFLGLAVALWGVHSAISTNRKLVTKKRELEETNLKLADRSGELESLLNDLRIQLLDKAFMFALDGQPELALEAVEDAVDAQADPVFEQIVLSMAYLMKGEHEKAIASGREATQDSPKSYAAWAVYAHVNSVDPSEQAAHAMLSRLQPKTAFDHLLGAQNEVWISPQKALASIELANELKDTSLYHELVIVALSNLSFFDQENGHAANATSKIEDLYRRHRRSPMTLTTDLYSRLAALHEQRRTKKPDRPEDLQQAQAACDQLARYRDIYFAGRTRAWFLGDFGTIEETMAEWWNRLRLDPVGSDFGHFAAIYHLADKKTEALELLQTTKDDDTNYLRLATAQLLADEQNQHDEVERICRLVVGNSKGPNDCAHAIEILLLIGREEVARELANVSLSSLDEDLSAPQLRALSDYLHDGKSKHLSDGLTLGSADSTIVFWDFSPDYVLGLQAMGKGEGEIAAEHFQRCVSSGQFPSNWYWWAKAYLKRIQDDQIH; encoded by the coding sequence ATGAGCGACTCACAATCGATTGAAGAACTGTTCGGCCAGCTTGTTGAGATTTCGACGGCGGACGGGCGTCGTGATTTTCTTGAACAGGTCTGCGGTAAAGATGCCGAGCTGCGTGGAAAACTGCAGCGGCTTCTTAAATCGCATGAAGAAGCCGATAGCTTTCTGCAAGACGATGCTGTGCAGGGGTCAACATGGGCTGCCGAAGTCGAGGCTTCAGCAAGTATGCAAATCGGACCCTACAAATTGCTGCAAAAGATTGGCGAGGGCGGCATGGGTGTCGTCTACATGGCCGAGCAAAAATCGCCAGTCAAACGGCGGGTCGCACTGAAAATCATCAAGCCGGGAATGGACACGCGTCAGGTCGTCGCTCGTTTTGAAGCGGAGCGCCAGGCGTTGGCGATGATGGATCACCCAAACATTGCCAAAGTATTGGAGGCCGGTGCGACCGATGACGGTCACCCCTTCTTTGTGATGGAACTGGTCAAAGGCATTCCGATCACCAAGTTTTGCGATCAGCAGAAGCTTTCGCCTGACGATCGGCTTGAACTCTTCATCGATGTGTGCAGCGCCGTTCAACATGCTCATCAAAAAGGAATCATTCACCGAGACCTGAAGCCGTCAAACGTCTTGGTCGCCAAGTTTGACGATAAGCCAACCGTGAAAGTGATCGATTTCGGCGTCGCCAAGGCGACGAACCAAGAGCTGACCGAGCGCACCATGTTCACCCAGTTGGGGCAGATCGTCGGAACGCTTGAATACATGAGCCCCGAGCAAGCCCAACTAAACCAACTGGACATCGACACTCGCAGTGACATCTATTCGCTCGGTGTCTTGCTGTACGAGTTGCTTACCGGAGAGACTCCCTTTGACGCTGCGAGATTGCGTTCAGCCGCTTTTGATGAGTGTTTGCGGATCATCCGTGAAGAGGAACCGCCAAAGCCAAGCCTACGACTCCACAGTAGTCAGTCGCTCGAAGCGATCGCTCAAAATCGACAACTCGAACCAAAACGATTGGGTGGCCTGATCAAAGGCGACTTGGACTGGATCGTGATGAAGGCACTGGAGAAAGAGCGGTCGAGACGCTACGACTCTGCGAATCGGTTTGCGGAGGACGTACGAGGTTATCTGAACCATGACGTGGTCACGGCCCGTCCGCCTTCGACTTGGAATCAGCTTCAGAAGCTTTATCGTCGCAACCGACATTTGTGTGCGAGCGTAGCCGTCGCCTTCCTCGGCCTCTTTCTTGGTTTGGCTGTTGCGTTGTGGGGAGTTCATTCAGCAATCAGCACAAATAGAAAGTTAGTAACGAAGAAACGCGAACTAGAAGAAACGAATTTAAAGCTCGCTGATAGAAGTGGAGAATTAGAATCGCTTCTCAACGATTTGCGGATTCAATTGCTAGACAAGGCGTTTATGTTTGCATTGGACGGACAGCCGGAGTTAGCTTTGGAAGCGGTTGAAGACGCAGTCGATGCCCAAGCGGACCCGGTCTTTGAGCAGATTGTTTTGAGTATGGCATACCTAATGAAGGGAGAGCATGAGAAAGCGATTGCTTCTGGAAGAGAAGCTACACAGGATTCGCCAAAAAGCTACGCAGCATGGGCGGTTTACGCGCACGTGAATTCTGTTGATCCCAGCGAACAGGCTGCGCATGCGATGCTGAGTCGCCTGCAACCCAAGACTGCATTTGACCATCTCCTGGGAGCACAGAACGAAGTTTGGATCTCACCGCAAAAGGCTCTTGCATCGATCGAACTCGCGAATGAACTAAAAGACACATCTTTATACCACGAGCTAGTGATTGTCGCATTGTCAAATTTATCATTCTTTGATCAAGAAAATGGACATGCGGCAAACGCGACTAGCAAAATTGAGGACCTATACCGCCGTCACCGAAGAAGTCCAATGACGCTGACGACTGACCTTTACTCGCGGCTAGCCGCGCTTCATGAACAACGCCGTACGAAGAAACCAGACCGTCCAGAAGACCTTCAGCAGGCTCAAGCTGCGTGTGATCAGCTTGCACGGTACCGCGATATCTATTTCGCAGGTCGAACTCGCGCTTGGTTCCTTGGCGATTTTGGAACGATCGAAGAAACGATGGCAGAATGGTGGAACCGGTTGCGGTTGGATCCGGTTGGCAGTGACTTTGGCCATTTTGCAGCGATCTATCACTTGGCGGACAAGAAAACGGAGGCTCTTGAGTTGCTGCAAACGACGAAGGATGACGATACAAACTACTTGCGTCTTGCGACCGCTCAACTGCTAGCTGATGAACAGAACCAGCACGATGAAGTTGAGAGGATCTGTCGCTTGGTTGTCGGAAATAGCAAGGGTCCCAATGATTGTGCGCACGCGATCGAGATTCTGTTGTTGATCGGTCGTGAGGAAGTCGCGCGAGAATTGGCGAACGTTTCGCTATCGTCGCTCGATGAAGATTTGTCGGCGCCCCAGCTTCGGGCGTTATCCGATTACTTGCATGACGGGAAATCCAAGCACTTATCTGACGGACTCACGCTTGGCTCTGCCGATTCCACCATCGTCTTTTGGGATTTTAGTCCGGATTACGTATTAGGACTTCAGGCGATGGGCAAAGGAGAAGGGGAAATCGCTGCCGAGCATTTTCAACGATGTGTCTCGTCTGGTCAGTTTCCGTCCAATTGGTACTGGTGGGCGAAAGCCTATTTGAAGCGAATCCAGGATGACCAGATCCATTGA
- a CDS encoding DUF4838 domain-containing protein — translation MVLIRSACVQGDGIGFSTGVRIAFFFGLLFVCLPSSAPNAADVDQPFMIAENGKPQCVIVVAGQPSAAEQTAAIELQSILKQVTGAELPIQTCTEVEQDAKQIVVGPSERFTDLLPNTQLDEVGDDGIVIHGNGNALVLAGPRPRGTLYAVYSFLEDQVGCRWWTPTEDEIPHRPTLSIPPLSITYSPKLKSREAYYRDAFEAKFSARQKLNGHSARTGPSLGGNIRFTDFVHTFFPFLPPKVYFDQHPEWYSLIDGKRVHEKAQLCLTNDEMQAEMTRVVLERLAKNPGAKLISISQNDCRGPCQCENCQAVVDEEGSQAGPLLRFVNAISAVVEKEFPDVWVETLAYQYTRAAPLKVRPRSNVVVRLCSIECSFVETLGEGEQNEPFRKDIEAWSKITPQLFVWDYVTNFSNYLVPHPNLRVLAPNVRFFVDHSVVGLFEQGDSQSGIGDFVRLRAWLLAHLMWNPDQDEEALIDEFLRGYYGPAAPHLRDYLNLINDAGERDGIYLRCFMTDTSAWLTLDDLNRATELFAKAESAVSGDAALAARVRRERLPLDHVWLSRYKSLKRSALIGNTPFAGPDDLQAACEDFIRVCRREGVGNWRERHPFDERANLLIRKSGPPAALPPQAAGVPPADWIDYQDGEFSIARAGEWAEFVEDTAASDGHAVRMPGNHFEWAASLPLSDDIASLNPWHVYVAARCEATTQEGNAMTMGIYDSAEKKSVAHQSVLVQQAAGAEYRLYDLGTHTLSGSMYIWVAPPKRPGKVQSVYVDRVFMIRSPQ, via the coding sequence ATGGTCTTGATTCGCTCGGCTTGTGTGCAAGGCGACGGCATTGGTTTTTCAACGGGTGTCCGTATTGCGTTCTTTTTCGGTTTGCTGTTTGTTTGCTTGCCAAGCAGTGCGCCCAATGCAGCGGATGTAGACCAACCGTTCATGATTGCCGAAAACGGCAAGCCGCAATGCGTCATCGTGGTCGCTGGTCAGCCGAGCGCAGCGGAGCAGACAGCTGCGATCGAACTGCAGTCGATCTTGAAACAGGTGACTGGGGCAGAATTGCCGATCCAGACATGCACCGAAGTCGAACAGGATGCGAAGCAGATCGTCGTTGGGCCGTCAGAGCGGTTCACCGATTTGCTGCCAAACACTCAACTTGACGAAGTTGGCGACGACGGGATCGTGATTCACGGTAACGGCAATGCACTGGTCCTCGCCGGGCCTCGCCCGCGCGGGACACTGTACGCTGTCTATTCGTTCTTAGAAGACCAAGTGGGGTGCCGTTGGTGGACGCCGACCGAGGATGAGATTCCACACCGTCCAACGCTTAGCATTCCTCCGCTATCGATCACCTACTCGCCCAAGTTGAAGAGTCGCGAAGCGTACTACCGAGACGCCTTTGAGGCTAAGTTCTCCGCACGGCAGAAGCTTAACGGGCACAGTGCTCGAACTGGGCCCTCGCTTGGCGGTAACATTCGCTTTACGGATTTTGTCCACACGTTCTTTCCTTTCTTGCCGCCGAAGGTGTACTTTGATCAACATCCCGAGTGGTACAGTTTGATCGATGGGAAACGGGTTCACGAGAAAGCGCAGTTGTGTTTGACCAACGATGAAATGCAGGCCGAGATGACGCGAGTCGTTTTGGAACGGCTCGCGAAAAATCCGGGTGCGAAGCTGATTTCGATTAGTCAAAATGATTGTCGTGGCCCCTGTCAGTGCGAAAACTGCCAAGCAGTGGTCGATGAGGAAGGATCGCAGGCGGGGCCGTTGCTGCGATTTGTCAACGCGATTTCCGCGGTCGTTGAGAAAGAGTTTCCGGATGTTTGGGTCGAAACGCTTGCCTATCAATACACACGGGCCGCGCCATTGAAAGTCCGCCCACGATCCAATGTGGTCGTGCGGCTTTGCTCGATCGAATGCTCCTTCGTTGAAACGCTAGGCGAAGGCGAACAGAACGAGCCATTTCGCAAAGACATTGAAGCTTGGAGCAAAATCACGCCACAGCTGTTCGTCTGGGATTACGTGACCAACTTCTCAAACTATCTCGTGCCCCATCCCAACCTGCGGGTGCTGGCACCCAATGTTCGGTTCTTTGTCGACCACAGCGTGGTTGGGTTGTTTGAACAAGGGGACTCGCAAAGTGGCATCGGTGATTTTGTTCGTCTTCGAGCTTGGCTGCTGGCTCATTTGATGTGGAATCCGGATCAAGACGAAGAGGCGTTAATCGACGAGTTCTTACGAGGCTATTATGGGCCTGCTGCACCTCATTTGCGAGATTACCTCAACCTTATCAACGATGCGGGGGAGCGTGATGGAATCTACCTTCGCTGTTTTATGACCGACACATCCGCTTGGTTGACTCTGGACGATTTGAACCGCGCGACCGAACTGTTTGCGAAGGCCGAGTCGGCAGTGTCGGGCGACGCCGCGTTAGCTGCTCGGGTGCGCCGCGAAAGGTTGCCGCTGGATCACGTGTGGCTTTCGCGGTACAAATCGCTCAAGCGGTCCGCACTGATTGGAAACACCCCGTTCGCCGGCCCCGATGATCTGCAAGCGGCTTGCGAAGACTTCATTCGTGTGTGTAGGAGAGAGGGCGTAGGGAATTGGCGAGAACGGCATCCGTTTGACGAACGGGCGAATTTGCTGATACGGAAATCGGGACCACCTGCGGCGTTGCCACCCCAGGCCGCGGGCGTTCCCCCGGCCGATTGGATCGACTATCAAGACGGCGAATTTTCGATTGCCCGAGCAGGTGAGTGGGCAGAGTTTGTCGAAGACACCGCTGCCTCCGATGGACATGCCGTTCGAATGCCAGGCAACCATTTTGAATGGGCTGCGAGTCTACCTCTTAGCGATGACATCGCGAGTCTCAATCCGTGGCACGTGTATGTCGCGGCACGCTGTGAGGCGACGACCCAGGAGGGAAACGCGATGACGATGGGTATCTATGATTCCGCTGAAAAGAAGTCGGTGGCACATCAGTCGGTGCTTGTCCAGCAGGCCGCCGGGGCTGAGTATCGTCTCTATGACCTCGGCACGCACACGCTGTCGGGTTCCATGTACATTTGGGTTGCGCCCCCCAAGCGACCTGGCAAGGTCCAGAGCGTTTACGTCGACCGGGTCTTTATGATTCGATCCCCGCAGTAG
- a CDS encoding helix-hairpin-helix domain-containing protein has translation MVAIGSSQPNEAMEEIEGIRTHETPINRAIASQLSEVARLLADQGASEFRVRAYQNASETLSGFLKPVSEVLHEEGLAGLIAIPTIGRSIANLMDQYLRLGRMPLLDRLRGEDAAERIFSTIPSIGPELSRRIHEQLEIETLPELFAAASDGRLERVTGIGGKRMLAIRETLAERIRHRKSAKEPTPRPSDVDRSVSIDELLEVDEEYRRLAAQGRLPKIAPRQFNPGRVAWLPILHTQREDRHYTALYSNTQRAHQLNTIKDWVIIYRDDPQSHSRWTVITSQFGTLRGHRIVRGREDECEAIYDPNRQHRGRFLFD, from the coding sequence ATGGTTGCCATTGGATCAAGTCAGCCCAACGAGGCAATGGAAGAAATCGAGGGAATAAGGACACATGAAACTCCGATAAACCGAGCGATTGCGTCTCAACTGAGCGAAGTCGCGCGCTTGTTGGCGGACCAGGGCGCAAGTGAGTTTCGTGTTCGTGCCTATCAAAACGCAAGTGAAACGTTGAGCGGTTTCCTGAAGCCCGTCAGCGAGGTGCTGCACGAAGAGGGGCTTGCTGGACTGATCGCGATTCCAACGATTGGGCGATCGATCGCGAATCTGATGGACCAATACCTGCGATTGGGACGAATGCCGCTTCTTGATCGTTTGCGTGGCGAAGACGCCGCCGAGCGAATTTTTTCTACAATACCCTCCATCGGTCCCGAACTATCACGTCGAATTCATGAGCAATTGGAAATCGAGACGTTGCCTGAGCTATTCGCAGCTGCAAGCGATGGTCGACTTGAACGGGTCACAGGCATCGGAGGCAAACGAATGCTTGCGATTCGCGAAACGTTGGCCGAGCGAATTCGTCACCGAAAATCGGCAAAGGAACCTACACCACGACCAAGCGACGTGGATCGATCCGTTTCCATTGACGAGCTATTAGAGGTCGACGAGGAATACCGACGATTGGCGGCCCAAGGCCGATTGCCAAAAATTGCGCCGCGCCAGTTCAACCCTGGCCGTGTTGCATGGCTGCCAATCCTGCATACTCAACGAGAGGATCGGCACTATACGGCACTGTATTCCAATACCCAGCGCGCTCATCAACTGAACACAATCAAGGACTGGGTGATCATCTACCGCGATGACCCACAATCGCACTCACGATGGACCGTGATCACGTCCCAGTTTGGAACACTGCGAGGACACCGCATTGTTCGCGGACGCGAAGACGAATGTGAAGCAATCTACGATCCGAACCGACAACACCGAGGGAGGTTCCTTTTCGACTGA
- a CDS encoding Uma2 family endonuclease, whose protein sequence is MSVVSKITGAEFDSMVERGAFDAIGPRKIELIRGKLRFMNPAGPIHDDYLAYLTRWSTDNTTANDASIRVQCGFVCDDNRPEPDLLWLKPRRYGQLRPTSADVLLLIEVSDSSLAADLQEKADLYAESGIAEYWVVDVPASRIHVMTQSDGKHYRNIEIVVPPNPLAPKCRHAAILNTAELFEVTAE, encoded by the coding sequence ATGAGTGTCGTTTCCAAGATCACCGGCGCAGAGTTTGACTCGATGGTCGAGCGAGGGGCCTTCGACGCCATAGGACCTCGTAAGATTGAACTGATCCGAGGCAAGTTACGTTTCATGAATCCCGCTGGCCCCATTCACGATGACTACCTTGCCTATTTAACCCGTTGGTCGACTGACAATACGACAGCGAACGACGCGAGTATTCGCGTTCAGTGTGGATTTGTCTGCGACGACAACCGTCCGGAACCGGACTTGTTGTGGCTGAAACCGCGTCGGTACGGTCAACTTCGCCCAACATCCGCGGATGTGTTGTTGTTGATTGAGGTTTCTGATAGTAGCCTCGCAGCGGACCTTCAAGAAAAAGCAGATCTGTACGCAGAAAGTGGCATTGCCGAATACTGGGTCGTCGATGTTCCTGCCTCACGCATCCATGTGATGACTCAGAGCGATGGCAAGCATTACCGCAACATCGAAATCGTCGTGCCGCCAAACCCGCTGGCCCCCAAGTGCCGCCACGCAGCGATACTCAACACGGCTGAGTTGTTCGAAGTGACAGCCGAGTAA
- a CDS encoding ABC transporter ATP-binding protein, producing MSDSTIHVDRVTKSFGSQSVLQDVSLSVPAGQTLALLGRNGAGKTTTIRVLLGLIPADSGAVRLGGIDPSVDPLKVRGQVGYLAEDQTMYGWMTPTELIRFLVPFYPTWDTQRAEDCIRRFDIPRHTRIGRLSKGQAVKLGLALATAHRPAIVILDDPSMGLDPIARKEFNRDLVEHLQSSGATVLYSSHLLDEVESVADAVAILDQGRIVRVGETESVRTEVKRILVPLTSIAGTSRPDGLLDVRRYDDRLALVCDDAEAYIERLSAQSIPFDVVDLSLDEIFEAFVIGRTTDWPIAEADTSVLA from the coding sequence ATGAGTGATTCGACGATTCATGTGGATCGAGTGACCAAGTCATTCGGTTCTCAATCCGTACTGCAAGACGTGTCGCTAAGTGTTCCGGCTGGTCAGACGTTGGCCCTGTTGGGACGCAACGGTGCGGGCAAGACCACGACCATCCGAGTTCTTCTGGGTTTGATCCCAGCGGACTCCGGAGCGGTTCGGCTGGGCGGAATCGATCCGTCCGTCGATCCCCTGAAGGTGCGTGGCCAAGTCGGTTACCTCGCGGAAGACCAAACCATGTATGGTTGGATGACGCCAACCGAGCTGATCCGTTTTCTTGTTCCGTTCTACCCGACGTGGGACACGCAGCGGGCTGAGGATTGCATTCGTCGTTTCGATATCCCGCGTCACACCCGGATCGGCCGGTTGTCCAAGGGGCAAGCGGTGAAGTTGGGGTTGGCACTCGCAACGGCGCACCGACCTGCGATCGTCATCCTGGATGACCCATCGATGGGACTCGATCCGATCGCTCGCAAGGAATTCAATCGTGATCTCGTTGAGCACTTGCAATCTTCGGGGGCCACGGTGCTCTACAGTTCACACCTTTTGGATGAAGTCGAATCGGTTGCCGACGCGGTGGCGATCCTTGACCAGGGTCGGATCGTCCGGGTGGGCGAGACGGAATCGGTGCGGACCGAAGTCAAACGGATTCTCGTTCCGCTGACGTCGATTGCTGGAACCTCTCGCCCCGACGGACTGCTCGATGTCCGGCGGTACGACGACCGGCTGGCTCTGGTCTGCGATGATGCGGAGGCGTACATCGAACGATTGTCTGCTCAGTCGATCCCTTTCGACGTCGTGGATTTGAGTTTGGACGAGATATTTGAGGCGTTTGTGATTGGCCGCACCACCGATTGGCCGATCGCCGAAGCAGATACTTCGGTCCTGGCTTGA
- a CDS encoding GntR family transcriptional regulator has product MYIRIERGSSTPITRQIAEQIRSQCLAGVLKSNQCLPSVRQLARELAVNVNTIVRVYERLASEGLLEMRHGEGTFVLPRSAASQDANRLDEQRKQFAREFEAVIRRGLLLGLTTTQLRGMLTSAASEARAQIHHQTQVERNDE; this is encoded by the coding sequence ATGTACATCCGCATTGAACGAGGCTCTTCAACACCCATCACGCGACAGATCGCTGAGCAGATTCGTTCTCAGTGCTTGGCGGGTGTGCTGAAATCAAATCAGTGTTTGCCTTCGGTGCGGCAACTTGCTCGCGAGCTGGCTGTGAATGTGAATACGATCGTACGAGTCTACGAACGTTTGGCTTCCGAAGGGTTGTTGGAGATGCGGCACGGCGAGGGCACGTTTGTTCTCCCGCGGTCGGCTGCGTCGCAGGACGCAAACAGACTGGATGAGCAGCGAAAGCAATTTGCACGCGAGTTTGAAGCGGTCATTCGGCGGGGGCTCTTGCTGGGGCTAACGACCACCCAACTGCGAGGCATGCTGACGTCAGCTGCATCGGAGGCTAGGGCTCAGATTCATCATCAGACACAGGTGGAGAGAAACGATGAGTGA